One Cedecea neteri DNA segment encodes these proteins:
- a CDS encoding YjbH domain-containing protein, protein MKKRYLYSLIALAVTSACRAETYPAPVGPSQADFGGAGLLQTPTARMAPEGEFNLNYRDNDQYRFYSASMQLFPWMEATLRYTDVRTRHYSSVKAFSGDQTYKDKAFDVKFRLWEEGYWLPQVSAGIRDLGGTGLFDGEYVVASKAWGPFDFSLGMGWGYLGTSGNIKNPLCEYSDKYCHRDNSYQMAGSFNFSGMFHGPTSLFGGVEYQTPWQPLRLKVEYEGNNYSHEFAGKIDQRSSVNVGAIYRVTDWADVNMSYERGNTFMFGVTLRTNFNDLKPGYNDSRRPEYQPHPQDEILQHNVVANQLTDLKYNAGLINPNIQVKGDTLYVTGEQVKYRNSREGIERANRIVMNDLPDNIRTIRITESRINMPQVTTETDVASLRRHLEGEPLGQETTLVQKRVEPVVPESTEQGYYIEKSRFNYSLDPILNQSIGGPESFYMYQVGVMGNVDYWLTDHLLTSGSLFANVANNYDKFNYTNPPTDSTLPRVRTHVREYVENDIYINNLQANYFQYFGHGIYGQVYAGYLETMYGGAGAELLYRPVDSNWAIGVNGNYVKQRDWRSSQDMMKFTDYSAKTGHITGYWTPPFAQDVLVKLSIGQYLAQDKGGTLEISKHFDSGIVVGTYATITNVSKKEYGEGDFTKGFYINVPLDIFSAYPTRSRAQVTWTPLTRDGGQMLGRKFDLYGVTSDRSENFR, encoded by the coding sequence ATGAAAAAACGTTACCTGTATAGTCTGATTGCGCTGGCGGTGACATCCGCCTGCCGCGCCGAAACGTATCCGGCACCCGTTGGCCCTTCTCAGGCGGATTTTGGCGGCGCGGGTTTGCTGCAAACGCCGACGGCACGTATGGCGCCTGAGGGCGAATTTAATCTCAACTACCGCGACAACGATCAGTACCGCTTTTACTCCGCCTCCATGCAGCTTTTCCCCTGGATGGAGGCCACGCTGCGCTATACCGACGTGCGCACACGTCACTACAGTAGCGTGAAGGCTTTCTCGGGTGACCAGACCTATAAAGACAAAGCGTTTGACGTGAAATTCCGTCTGTGGGAAGAGGGTTACTGGCTGCCTCAGGTCTCCGCCGGTATTCGTGATCTGGGCGGCACCGGGCTGTTTGACGGTGAATATGTGGTGGCGAGCAAAGCCTGGGGGCCGTTCGATTTCAGTCTCGGCATGGGCTGGGGATATTTAGGTACCAGCGGCAACATCAAAAACCCGCTCTGCGAATACAGCGACAAGTACTGCCACCGGGATAACAGTTACCAAATGGCGGGCTCCTTCAACTTTAGCGGCATGTTCCACGGCCCGACATCGCTGTTTGGCGGCGTGGAATACCAGACGCCGTGGCAGCCACTCAGGCTAAAAGTTGAGTATGAAGGCAACAACTACAGCCATGAGTTTGCAGGGAAAATAGACCAGCGCAGCAGCGTTAACGTCGGCGCTATCTACCGGGTGACCGACTGGGCCGACGTGAACATGAGCTACGAGCGCGGCAACACCTTTATGTTTGGCGTGACGCTCCGCACCAACTTCAACGACCTCAAGCCGGGGTACAACGATTCCCGTCGCCCAGAGTATCAGCCACATCCTCAGGACGAAATTCTGCAGCACAACGTGGTGGCTAACCAGCTGACCGACCTGAAATACAATGCTGGACTGATCAACCCGAATATTCAGGTCAAAGGTGACACGCTTTACGTCACGGGCGAGCAGGTGAAATACCGAAATTCCCGCGAAGGTATTGAACGTGCCAACCGCATCGTGATGAATGATCTGCCGGATAATATTCGCACCATCCGCATTACCGAAAGCCGGATTAATATGCCGCAGGTCACCACGGAAACGGACGTCGCCAGCTTGCGTCGACATCTCGAGGGTGAACCGCTGGGGCAAGAAACGACGCTGGTACAAAAACGCGTTGAGCCCGTGGTGCCAGAAAGCACCGAGCAGGGATATTACATCGAGAAGTCGCGCTTCAACTACTCGCTCGATCCGATTCTTAACCAGTCCATCGGTGGCCCGGAAAGCTTCTACATGTACCAGGTCGGGGTGATGGGGAACGTGGATTACTGGCTGACGGACCACCTGTTAACCAGCGGCAGCCTGTTTGCTAACGTCGCCAATAACTACGACAAATTTAACTACACCAACCCGCCAACGGATTCCACGCTGCCGCGCGTGCGTACCCACGTTCGCGAATATGTAGAAAACGATATTTACATCAACAACCTGCAGGCTAACTACTTCCAGTACTTCGGGCATGGGATCTACGGCCAGGTTTACGCGGGCTACCTGGAAACCATGTATGGCGGCGCGGGGGCGGAGCTGCTTTACCGCCCGGTGGACAGCAACTGGGCGATCGGCGTCAACGGCAACTACGTCAAACAGCGTGACTGGCGCAGTTCGCAGGACATGATGAAATTTACCGACTACAGCGCGAAGACCGGGCATATCACCGGCTACTGGACGCCACCGTTTGCTCAGGATGTGCTGGTTAAGCTCAGCATCGGCCAGTATCTGGCGCAGGATAAAGGCGGCACGCTGGAGATCTCCAAACACTTTGACAGCGGGATCGTGGTAGGCACCTACGCCACCATCACCAATGTGTCGAAGAAAGAGTACGGCGAAGGGGACTTCACCAAAGGTTTCTACATCAATGTGCCGCTGGATATCTTCTCGGCTTACCCGACCCGCAGCCGGGCACAGGTAACCTGGACACCGCTGACGCGTGACGGCGGGCAGATGCTGGGCCGTAAGTTTGACCTGTACGGGGTGACCAGCGACCGCAGCGAAAATTTCCGTTAG
- a CDS encoding capsule biosynthesis GfcC family protein, with product MKKLPFTLMTLLFASAFSHAESTVTVYAQPQTQPRVITDAARLADLVTNPALSRTWWPAAVISTRQASAAEEQKHQQLLARLAEVAADEGGDDGAAINGLRQQLSAMHVTGRQFVNLDPDWVRLRPQANVPLQGEYSLWTGPQPTTITLVGLVSSPGVKPFTPGRSVDDYLDDVSLLSGAERSYAWVIYPDGKIEKAPVAYWNKRHREPSPGSVIFVGFSDHLFSSTFDELNQQILNTLTHRIPD from the coding sequence ATGAAAAAACTCCCCTTTACGTTGATGACTCTGCTTTTCGCCAGTGCCTTTTCCCATGCAGAAAGTACCGTGACGGTTTATGCCCAACCGCAAACGCAGCCGCGGGTGATTACCGATGCCGCACGGCTGGCGGACTTAGTGACTAACCCTGCATTAAGCCGCACCTGGTGGCCGGCGGCGGTGATTAGCACCCGGCAGGCAAGCGCTGCAGAAGAGCAAAAACACCAGCAGCTTCTGGCGCGCCTGGCTGAAGTGGCCGCAGACGAAGGTGGAGACGATGGGGCTGCCATCAACGGGCTGCGTCAGCAGCTCAGCGCCATGCACGTAACCGGGCGGCAGTTTGTCAATCTGGACCCCGATTGGGTTCGCCTTCGCCCACAGGCAAACGTACCGCTTCAGGGGGAGTACAGCCTGTGGACCGGGCCGCAGCCCACAACCATCACCCTGGTGGGATTAGTCAGCTCGCCTGGCGTGAAGCCTTTTACCCCCGGGCGCAGCGTGGATGACTATCTGGACGACGTCAGCCTGTTGAGCGGGGCTGAAAGGAGCTATGCCTGGGTGATTTACCCGGACGGCAAAATCGAAAAAGCGCCGGTCGCGTACTGGAATAAGCGCCATAGAGAACCGTCGCCAGGCAGCGTCATCTTTGTGGGTTTCTCCGACCACCTTTTCAGCTCCACCTTTGATGAGCTGAACCAGCAGATTCTTAATACCCTGACCCATCGGATACCGGATTAA
- a CDS encoding YjbF family lipoprotein: protein MQRLAILFVCLLLQACSATTRGLGTSLWNSIAGGGGVQLTDDEIAEMRYASQYMSINNGPQLFVVLAYNEDGQQKWVTQDRSVIVTQNGRIVKTSGLRDNLTEVTNLASDPLANVKQIQDGASWTRQMAWTEHQQVRYATATSTFEFDGTDTVKLGSSVTKVRVLEEEVTALGKSWTNRYWIDDEGQIRKSKQYLGPGYWPITTLLVKAAKQ, encoded by the coding sequence GTGCAGCGACTCGCAATACTCTTTGTCTGTCTGTTACTCCAGGCGTGCTCAGCGACCACCAGAGGGCTTGGCACCTCGCTTTGGAACAGTATTGCCGGAGGCGGAGGCGTACAGCTTACCGACGATGAAATTGCCGAGATGCGCTACGCGAGCCAATACATGAGCATCAACAACGGCCCGCAGCTGTTTGTGGTACTCGCTTATAACGAAGACGGCCAGCAGAAGTGGGTGACGCAGGACCGGTCGGTCATCGTCACGCAAAACGGCCGCATTGTGAAAACCTCCGGGCTACGGGACAACCTCACGGAAGTCACCAATCTGGCCAGCGACCCGCTGGCGAACGTGAAACAGATTCAGGATGGCGCGAGCTGGACCCGGCAGATGGCCTGGACTGAACACCAGCAGGTTCGCTACGCCACCGCAACGTCCACCTTTGAATTTGACGGTACCGACACGGTGAAACTCGGCAGTAGCGTGACCAAAGTGCGCGTGCTGGAAGAAGAGGTGACTGCGCTCGGGAAAAGCTGGACGAACCGCTATTGGATCGACGATGAAGGCCAAATCCGCAAATCAAAACAGTATCTTGGCCCTGGCTACTGGCCTATTACCACGCTTCTAGTGAAGGCGGCAAAACAATGA